A genomic stretch from Enterobacter dykesii includes:
- a CDS encoding amino acid ABC transporter permease, with translation MIAGLNVITDNLDYLLWGRAATGEPGGVLLSLMMAAGAAVIALPGGIVLACLAWRFTGLVRKALFLWAELIRGIPLIFVIFWMWYLLPLITGGDLPGALTVTLALAWFTAAAVMHSVLAGLSALPSGQYEAALSQGFSTRQTLWRVLLPQALRNILPSLVGIFISLLKDTSLAFIVNVPELTTVAGQVNNRVQIYPAAIFIFTGVVYYLLCCSLEQLAKRWRITRPAL, from the coding sequence ATGATTGCCGGACTTAACGTCATCACCGATAACCTCGACTATCTGCTGTGGGGACGCGCGGCAACGGGTGAACCGGGGGGCGTACTGCTGTCGTTAATGATGGCTGCCGGGGCCGCCGTCATCGCTCTGCCCGGTGGGATAGTGCTCGCGTGTCTGGCCTGGCGCTTTACCGGGCTCGTGCGAAAGGCCCTGTTTTTATGGGCAGAGCTGATTCGCGGTATCCCGCTCATCTTCGTGATTTTCTGGATGTGGTATCTCCTGCCGCTTATCACCGGAGGCGATCTGCCGGGAGCGCTGACCGTCACGCTGGCGCTGGCCTGGTTTACCGCGGCCGCCGTGATGCACTCGGTCCTGGCCGGGCTGAGCGCGCTACCGTCCGGACAATATGAGGCCGCACTGTCACAGGGATTCAGCACGCGGCAAACCCTGTGGCGCGTGCTGCTGCCGCAGGCGCTGAGGAATATTCTGCCGTCGCTGGTGGGGATTTTTATCAGCCTGCTGAAGGATACGTCGCTGGCGTTTATCGTGAACGTACCGGAGCTGACCACGGTGGCGGGACAGGTCAATAACCGGGTGCAAATCTACCCGGCGGCCATTTTTATCTTTACGGGCGTGGTCTACTACCTGCTCTGCTGCTCGCTCGAGCAGCTTGCGAAACGCTGGCGCATTACCCGGCCAGCGCTTTAA
- a CDS encoding FAD-NAD(P)-binding protein, producing the protein MKKIAIIGSGPTGIYTFYHLLKNSTPLSVSVFEQADEAGVGMPYNDDDNSRLMLANIASIEIPPIFMTYLDWLKEQSDAHLARFKVDKTRLHDRQFLPRLLLGEYFRDSFLSIVKEAKRLGFSVDVHESAKVTDIIPATTGVTLSVNGSVLPDQFDLAVIATGHVWPEEDEATRTFFPSPWSGLMDASIPPCRVGIMGTSLSGLDAAMAVVMQHGEFRDGKFILDSGSEGLNITLMSRTGILPEADFYCPIPYEPLSVLTEFVVETEIAKGSDGMLDRIFTLMVKELQLADPAWCEKISLHKQNADSIREAWFEDRKRHGPFTWAEENLIEVERNKRERRTVAWRYTVLRLHEVVQEIVPHLNERDRERFKQGLARVFIDNYAAIPPQSIRRLLALREAGIISVATLGDDYALDVGSDRTVITTKETVYRFDVFIDARGQKPLKTKDLPFPTLRKQLEATGEEIPDLGEDYTLKAPDAARGRIAFGAIPWLMHDRPFVQGLAECAEIAEAMAKGAEKTASRSRRRLPYIEN; encoded by the coding sequence ATGAAGAAAATCGCGATTATCGGCTCCGGCCCCACAGGGATTTACACCTTTTATCACCTGCTTAAGAACAGCACGCCGCTCTCCGTTTCCGTTTTCGAACAGGCCGATGAAGCTGGCGTGGGTATGCCCTATAACGACGACGATAATTCCCGGCTGATGCTGGCGAACATTGCGAGCATTGAAATCCCGCCCATTTTTATGACCTACCTCGACTGGCTCAAGGAACAGAGTGACGCCCATCTGGCGCGCTTTAAGGTCGATAAAACCCGTTTACATGACCGGCAGTTTCTGCCCCGGCTTCTGCTGGGTGAGTATTTCCGCGACAGCTTTCTTTCCATCGTAAAAGAGGCAAAAAGGCTAGGATTCAGCGTTGATGTCCATGAATCTGCGAAGGTCACAGACATCATTCCCGCAACAACCGGCGTTACGCTTTCCGTCAACGGCAGCGTCTTGCCCGATCAATTCGACCTTGCGGTTATCGCCACCGGTCACGTCTGGCCAGAAGAGGATGAAGCTACGAGAACGTTCTTCCCAAGCCCGTGGTCCGGTCTGATGGACGCCAGTATTCCTCCCTGCCGCGTCGGTATTATGGGGACATCGTTAAGCGGTCTCGACGCGGCCATGGCGGTGGTGATGCAGCACGGCGAGTTTCGTGACGGTAAATTCATCCTCGACAGCGGCAGTGAAGGGTTAAACATTACGCTGATGTCCAGGACGGGCATTCTGCCGGAAGCCGATTTTTACTGCCCTATTCCTTATGAACCGCTGTCGGTCCTAACCGAATTCGTGGTTGAAACCGAGATTGCCAAAGGATCGGATGGCATGCTGGATCGCATCTTTACCCTGATGGTGAAAGAGCTTCAGCTCGCTGACCCGGCGTGGTGTGAGAAAATATCCCTGCATAAGCAGAATGCGGACAGCATACGTGAGGCCTGGTTTGAGGATCGTAAACGGCACGGCCCCTTTACCTGGGCGGAAGAGAATCTCATCGAGGTTGAGCGGAACAAACGCGAGCGGCGCACCGTAGCCTGGCGCTATACCGTGCTTCGGCTGCATGAGGTGGTTCAGGAGATAGTGCCCCACCTCAACGAACGGGACAGAGAGCGCTTTAAGCAAGGCCTCGCCCGCGTATTCATCGACAACTATGCGGCCATCCCTCCGCAGTCTATCCGCAGGCTGCTCGCGCTTCGCGAAGCCGGCATCATCAGCGTGGCGACGCTCGGTGACGATTACGCGCTGGACGTTGGCAGCGATCGAACGGTGATCACCACAAAAGAGACCGTTTACCGTTTCGACGTGTTTATTGACGCCCGCGGACAAAAGCCGCTCAAAACGAAAGATCTACCCTTCCCGACGCTGCGCAAACAGCTGGAAGCCACGGGTGAAGAGATACCTGACCTCGGTGAGGATTACACCTTAAAAGCGCCTGACGCCGCTCGCGGACGCATCGCCTTCGGTGCGATACCGTGGCTAATGCACGATCGTCCCTTCGTTCAGGGGCTGGCAGAGTGTGCAGAGATTGCGGAAGCAATGGCGAAGGGGGCGGAAAAAACCGCGTCGCGATCGCGGCGCAGACTACCGTATATTGAAAACTGA
- a CDS encoding amino acid ABC transporter permease → MPALDWQGVLTGQPLQWIFSGFLTTLWVTLAGMLLASLLALLFMLLRLSGGRPGNAVVSSWVSLFRNTPLLVQLLFWYFAAWNGLPQAFRDTVNADHSWSILPGDVWWFTPEFLCTAWGLGVFTSAFLIEEVESGLRSVPAGQREAALAQGFSAWRLFRYILLPQGLANAWQPVVGQFLNLMKLSSLASGIGFAELTYQVRQIESYNAHALEAFTLGTALYLLTGLVMGMVLVRLGPQAKRKRPNVVIAGSEKHDCRT, encoded by the coding sequence ATGCCCGCGCTCGACTGGCAGGGGGTACTGACCGGACAGCCTCTGCAGTGGATATTCTCCGGATTTCTCACCACCCTGTGGGTAACGCTTGCCGGGATGCTGCTGGCCAGCCTGCTCGCATTGCTCTTTATGCTCCTGCGCCTTTCCGGCGGCCGCCCCGGGAATGCGGTCGTCAGCAGCTGGGTGTCGCTGTTTCGCAATACGCCGCTGCTGGTGCAGCTGCTGTTCTGGTATTTTGCCGCCTGGAACGGATTACCGCAGGCGTTTCGCGACACGGTGAACGCGGATCACAGCTGGTCAATTCTGCCCGGCGACGTCTGGTGGTTTACGCCCGAATTTTTATGTACTGCCTGGGGGTTGGGCGTCTTTACCTCGGCGTTTCTAATCGAAGAGGTGGAGTCGGGCTTACGTTCCGTGCCTGCCGGACAGCGGGAGGCGGCGCTCGCGCAGGGATTCTCCGCGTGGCGTCTGTTTCGTTACATCCTTCTGCCGCAGGGCCTGGCCAACGCCTGGCAGCCGGTTGTAGGTCAGTTTCTCAATCTGATGAAGCTCTCCTCGCTCGCGAGCGGGATTGGCTTTGCCGAGCTGACCTATCAGGTCAGGCAGATCGAGAGCTATAACGCGCACGCGCTGGAGGCATTTACCCTCGGAACCGCGCTCTATCTGCTGACCGGCCTGGTAATGGGGATGGTGCTGGTACGCCTTGGGCCGCAGGCGAAACGTAAACGCCCGAACGTCGTCATCGCAGGGAGTGAAAAACATGATTGCCGGACTTAA
- the fumD gene encoding fumarate hydratase FumD: protein MGNVTKDEALYQEMCRVVGKVVLEMRDLGQEPKHIVIAGVLRTALANQRVKRSELTTEAMETVVKALAG, encoded by the coding sequence ATGGGTAACGTGACCAAAGATGAAGCGCTGTACCAGGAGATGTGCCGGGTGGTCGGGAAGGTGGTGCTTGAGATGCGTGATTTAGGGCAGGAGCCAAAGCATATTGTCATTGCCGGAGTCCTGCGTACCGCGCTGGCGAACCAGCGCGTTAAACGCAGTGAACTGACAACCGAAGCGATGGAAACGGTGGTTAAAGCGCTGGCCGGGTAA
- a CDS encoding riboflavin synthase, with protein MFTGIVQGTAKVVSIDEKPNFRTHVVELPEYMLEGIETGASIAHNGCCLTVTEINGNQISFDLMKETLRITNLGELAVGDTVNVERAAKFSDEIGGHLMSGHIMTTAEVAKIVTSENNRQIWFKMQDPSLMKYILYKGFIGIDGISLTVGEVTPTRFCVHLIPETLQRTTLGAKKLGHRVNIEIDPQTQAVVDTVERVLAAKEAAIIKTAAEEE; from the coding sequence ATGTTTACTGGTATTGTGCAGGGCACCGCCAAAGTGGTGTCCATTGATGAAAAACCTAATTTCCGTACTCATGTTGTTGAGCTTCCGGAATATATGCTTGAGGGCATTGAAACAGGCGCGTCGATTGCTCATAACGGCTGCTGCCTGACCGTTACCGAAATTAACGGCAACCAGATTAGCTTTGATTTAATGAAAGAGACGCTGCGCATCACCAACCTTGGCGAGCTGGCGGTGGGAGATACCGTCAACGTTGAGCGGGCGGCGAAGTTCAGCGATGAGATTGGCGGCCACCTGATGTCCGGGCACATCATGACCACCGCTGAAGTGGCAAAAATCGTGACCTCGGAAAATAACCGTCAGATCTGGTTTAAAATGCAGGATCCTTCATTAATGAAATACATCCTCTATAAAGGATTTATTGGCATTGACGGGATTAGCCTGACGGTGGGTGAAGTAACGCCAACGCGTTTTTGCGTGCATTTAATTCCTGAAACGCTGCAGCGCACCACGCTGGGCGCCAAAAAACTGGGGCATCGCGTGAATATCGAAATCGATCCGCAAACCCAGGCGGTAGTGGATACGGTTGAGCGCGTGCTGGCAGCAAAAGAAGCGGCAATAATAAAGACCGCCGCAGAAGAAGAATAA
- a CDS encoding ABC transporter substrate-binding protein — MAANMKGFTKRTLVLGLLAAGNLLSAQAQADQLADIKAAGVVKVATFDANPPFGSVDAKTHEIVGYDVDFAKALAKSLGVKLELVATNPANRIPLLQSGKADLIVADITITPERAQVIDFSTPYFVTGQQFLVPAKSPDKLDDYSRARIGAVKGTTGEQALHQRFPQSRVLSYDDIPLALTALRNGNVQAITQDSTILAGLLAQAPDKANFKILPDLLSKEEIGVGVKKGEKALLKAVNDELVNLEKNGQAAKIYDVWFGPGTPAPQPRAFKIEAR, encoded by the coding sequence ATGGCAGCAAACATGAAAGGGTTTACAAAACGGACACTGGTTCTGGGCTTACTGGCGGCGGGGAACCTGCTTTCAGCGCAGGCACAGGCGGATCAGCTGGCGGATATTAAGGCCGCAGGGGTGGTGAAAGTGGCCACGTTTGACGCCAACCCGCCGTTTGGCTCTGTTGATGCCAAAACGCACGAGATCGTGGGTTATGACGTGGACTTCGCCAAAGCGCTGGCAAAATCGCTCGGCGTAAAGCTTGAACTGGTTGCCACCAATCCGGCCAACCGCATTCCGCTGCTGCAGTCCGGCAAAGCCGACCTTATCGTGGCGGATATCACCATCACCCCGGAACGCGCGCAGGTGATTGATTTCTCGACGCCTTACTTTGTCACCGGCCAGCAGTTCCTGGTGCCGGCTAAATCACCGGACAAGCTTGATGACTACAGCCGGGCGCGTATTGGCGCGGTCAAAGGAACGACGGGCGAGCAGGCGCTGCACCAGCGTTTCCCGCAGTCCCGCGTGCTCTCGTATGACGATATTCCGCTGGCGCTGACGGCACTGCGCAACGGCAACGTGCAGGCCATCACCCAGGACAGCACCATTCTGGCCGGTCTGCTGGCGCAGGCGCCGGATAAAGCGAACTTCAAAATCCTGCCCGATCTGCTCAGTAAAGAAGAGATTGGCGTTGGGGTGAAGAAAGGTGAAAAGGCGCTGCTGAAGGCCGTTAACGACGAGCTGGTTAATCTCGAGAAGAACGGCCAGGCGGCAAAAATCTACGACGTCTGGTTTGGTCCAGGCACCCCAGCCCCACAGCCTCGCGCCTTTAAAATAGAAGCCAGATAA
- the mdtK gene encoding MdtK family multidrug efflux MATE transporter: MQKYMNEARQLLALAIPVIVAQVAQTAMGFVDTVMAGGYSATDMAAVAIGTSIWLPAILFGHGLLLALTPVIAQLNGSGRRERIAHQVRQGFWLAGFVSVLIMVVLWNAGHIIRAMHNIDPALADKAVGYLRALLWGAPGYLFFQVARNQCEGLAKTKPGMVMGFIGLLVNIPVNYIFIYGHFGMPELGGVGCGVATAAVYWVMFFSMIVFVKRARSMRDIRNEKRFSTPDWNIMTRLVQLGLPIALALFFEVTLFAVVALLVSPLGIVNVAGHQIALNFSSLMFVLPMSLAAAVTIRVGFRLGQGSTLDAQTAARTGLGVGVCMAVCTALFTVALREQIALLYNDNPEVVTLASHLMLLAAIYQISDSIQVIGSGVLRGYKDTRSIFFITFIAYWVLGLPTGYILALTDLVVDRMGPAGFWMGFIIGLTSAAIMMMMRMRFLQRQPSTVILQRAAR; this comes from the coding sequence GTGCAGAAGTACATGAATGAAGCGCGCCAGCTATTGGCACTGGCTATACCAGTGATCGTCGCGCAAGTGGCCCAGACCGCAATGGGATTTGTGGATACGGTAATGGCAGGTGGCTACAGCGCCACCGATATGGCGGCCGTGGCTATCGGCACGTCAATCTGGCTTCCGGCCATCCTGTTCGGCCACGGTCTGCTGCTCGCGCTCACGCCGGTTATCGCTCAGCTCAATGGCTCGGGTCGTCGCGAGCGCATTGCCCATCAGGTCCGTCAGGGTTTCTGGCTGGCAGGGTTTGTCTCCGTGCTGATCATGGTCGTGCTCTGGAACGCGGGCCACATCATTCGCGCTATGCATAACATTGACCCGGCACTGGCTGATAAAGCCGTGGGCTATCTGCGCGCCCTGCTCTGGGGTGCGCCAGGCTACCTCTTTTTCCAGGTGGCGCGTAACCAGTGTGAAGGCCTGGCGAAAACCAAGCCCGGGATGGTGATGGGCTTTATCGGTTTACTGGTCAATATTCCGGTGAACTATATCTTTATTTACGGTCATTTCGGGATGCCGGAGCTCGGCGGCGTCGGCTGCGGCGTGGCGACGGCAGCCGTTTACTGGGTGATGTTCTTCTCGATGATCGTCTTTGTAAAACGCGCCCGTTCCATGCGCGATATTCGCAACGAGAAAAGATTTAGCACGCCGGACTGGAACATCATGACGCGTCTGGTGCAGCTAGGGTTGCCGATCGCCCTCGCGCTGTTCTTTGAGGTGACCCTGTTTGCCGTGGTCGCCCTGCTGGTCTCCCCTCTGGGCATTGTGAACGTGGCCGGGCACCAGATTGCGCTGAACTTCAGCTCCCTGATGTTCGTCCTGCCGATGTCGCTGGCGGCGGCGGTGACGATTCGCGTGGGCTTCCGCCTGGGCCAGGGCTCAACGCTCGATGCGCAAACGGCCGCCCGAACCGGGCTGGGCGTCGGTGTCTGCATGGCGGTATGTACGGCGCTCTTTACCGTTGCATTACGCGAGCAGATTGCCCTGCTCTATAACGACAATCCGGAAGTGGTCACGCTGGCATCGCACCTTATGCTGCTGGCCGCGATTTACCAGATCTCTGACTCCATCCAGGTGATTGGCAGCGGCGTGCTGCGCGGATATAAAGACACGCGCTCAATCTTCTTTATCACCTTCATCGCCTACTGGGTGCTGGGACTGCCGACTGGCTACATCCTGGCACTTACCGATCTGGTGGTGGACCGCATGGGACCGGCGGGGTTCTGGATGGGCTTTATTATCGGCCTGACCTCGGCGGCGATTATGATGATGATGCGCATGCGCTTCCTGCAGCGCCAGCCATCAACGGTCATTTTGCAGCGCGCTGCACGTTAA
- a CDS encoding MBL fold metallo-hydrolase, with product MITLCETCGTAYDTQPDSCPICEDERQYVPATGQAWTDFDTVTATHSNKWQLLEPRLFGIKTVPAFAINQRALFLQTPYGNILWDCIANLDPATKTLITALGGISAIAISHPHYYTTMQEWAAAFDAPVYLHASDREWVMRDSPAIHFWEGDALEIFPSVTLLRLGGHFAGGTVLHWQEGDGILLVGDILQVTPGKDAVSFMWSYPNYLPLPARTVASVVNHLEGKTFERLYGAFEGQNIQASADEIVQRSGQKYIACLK from the coding sequence ATGATTACACTCTGTGAAACCTGTGGAACCGCCTACGATACGCAGCCGGACAGTTGCCCAATTTGCGAGGATGAACGCCAGTACGTGCCCGCCACGGGCCAGGCATGGACCGATTTCGACACCGTCACCGCCACCCATAGCAACAAATGGCAGCTACTGGAGCCGCGGCTGTTTGGGATCAAAACGGTGCCTGCGTTTGCGATCAACCAGCGGGCGCTATTCCTGCAAACGCCTTACGGCAATATCCTCTGGGACTGCATCGCCAACCTCGACCCCGCAACCAAAACGCTCATTACCGCCCTGGGCGGCATCAGCGCAATTGCGATTTCACATCCGCACTATTACACCACGATGCAGGAATGGGCCGCGGCGTTTGATGCGCCGGTGTACCTGCACGCCAGCGACAGAGAGTGGGTCATGCGCGACAGCCCGGCCATTCATTTCTGGGAGGGGGATGCGCTGGAGATTTTCCCGTCAGTCACCCTGCTGCGTCTGGGCGGGCATTTTGCCGGTGGAACGGTGCTGCACTGGCAGGAGGGGGACGGAATATTGCTGGTGGGCGATATTCTGCAGGTCACGCCGGGTAAAGACGCCGTCTCGTTTATGTGGAGCTATCCGAATTATCTTCCGCTGCCGGCCCGCACCGTGGCGTCGGTGGTGAATCATCTCGAAGGCAAAACCTTTGAACGTCTGTACGGCGCGTTCGAAGGGCAGAACATCCAGGCCAGTGCGGACGAGATTGTTCAGCGGTCGGGCCAGAAATATATTGCTTGTCTGAAGTAA
- a CDS encoding amino acid ABC transporter ATP-binding protein → MLSGLFSHSAAGAADFSHLEQASVEFRHVDKRYGDHQVLNDINLTITPGEVVAILGPSGSGKSTLIRLISQLETLSGGEILVDNKPTAKLSGTGLRQLRSRVGFVFQQFNLYAHLTASQNITLALEHVHGWKPQPARERALALLEKVGMLEKAHHFPAELSGGQQQRVAIARALASSPQIILFDEPTSALDPEMIGEVLFVMKALAHSGITMIVVTHEMQFAREIADRIVFIDGGQILETAPPAQFFSQPSHPRAQRFLQKVLNPLHQEHL, encoded by the coding sequence ATGCTCTCAGGTTTATTTTCACACTCCGCGGCCGGTGCCGCGGATTTTTCACATCTGGAACAGGCCAGCGTCGAGTTTCGTCATGTGGACAAACGCTACGGTGACCATCAGGTTTTAAACGACATTAACCTCACCATCACGCCCGGTGAAGTGGTCGCCATCCTCGGCCCGTCGGGTTCCGGTAAATCCACCCTGATCCGTCTCATCAGCCAGCTTGAAACCCTGAGCGGCGGAGAGATTCTGGTCGACAACAAGCCTACCGCAAAGCTCTCCGGTACCGGGCTGCGTCAGCTGCGAAGCCGCGTGGGGTTTGTGTTCCAGCAGTTCAATCTTTACGCCCACCTCACCGCCAGCCAGAACATCACCCTGGCGCTGGAGCACGTTCACGGCTGGAAGCCGCAGCCTGCCCGGGAGCGCGCGCTGGCCCTGCTGGAGAAGGTCGGGATGCTGGAAAAAGCCCACCATTTCCCGGCAGAGCTTTCCGGTGGACAGCAGCAGCGCGTGGCGATTGCCCGCGCCCTGGCCTCTTCACCGCAAATCATTCTGTTCGATGAACCCACCTCCGCGCTGGATCCGGAGATGATTGGTGAAGTGCTGTTTGTGATGAAAGCCCTCGCCCACAGCGGGATCACGATGATCGTGGTGACCCACGAGATGCAGTTTGCGCGAGAAATCGCCGACCGGATTGTCTTTATCGACGGCGGGCAAATTCTGGAAACCGCGCCGCCGGCACAGTTTTTCAGCCAGCCGTCGCATCCGCGCGCGCAGCGTTTCCTGCAAAAGGTGCTCAACCCGCTGCATCAGGAGCATCTGTAA
- a CDS encoding carbonic anhydrase, whose translation MQHIIEGFLSFQKEIFPQRKELFRSLASSQNPKALFISCSDSRLVPELVTQQEPGQLFVIRNAGNIVPPFGPEPGGVSATIEYAVVALGVTDIVICGHSNCGAMKAIADNANLEPMPAVSHWLRYSDAAKAVVEKKTWDKPIDKVNAMVQENVFAQLSNIKTHPSVAVGLRNNSIRLHGWVYDIESGKILALDKATKTFVSLSENPEVFFE comes from the coding sequence ATGCAACATATCATTGAAGGTTTTCTCAGCTTTCAAAAAGAGATTTTCCCGCAACGTAAAGAACTCTTCCGCAGTTTAGCGTCCAGCCAGAATCCCAAAGCGCTGTTCATCTCATGCTCCGACAGCCGTCTGGTCCCGGAACTGGTCACCCAGCAAGAGCCAGGACAACTCTTTGTCATTCGTAATGCTGGCAACATCGTGCCGCCGTTCGGGCCGGAGCCTGGCGGTGTGTCTGCAACCATCGAATACGCCGTGGTGGCGCTGGGCGTCACGGATATCGTGATTTGCGGTCACTCCAACTGTGGCGCGATGAAGGCGATTGCCGATAACGCGAACCTGGAGCCGATGCCTGCTGTGTCACACTGGCTGCGCTATTCCGACGCGGCGAAAGCGGTGGTTGAGAAGAAAACCTGGGATAAGCCGATCGATAAAGTCAATGCGATGGTGCAGGAGAACGTGTTTGCGCAGCTGAGCAACATTAAGACCCACCCGTCCGTGGCGGTGGGCCTGCGTAATAACTCCATCCGACTGCACGGCTGGGTGTACGACATTGAAAGCGGCAAAATCCTTGCGCTGGATAAAGCAACGAAAACCTTCGTTTCGCTGTCTGAAAACCCGGAAGTCTTCTTCGAGTAA
- the cfa gene encoding cyclopropane fatty acyl phospholipid synthase yields the protein MSSSCIEEVSVPDDNWSRIVSELLGRAGITINGSSPSDPQVKHPDFFKRVLREGSLGLGESYMDGWWECERLDTFFASVLRAGLENQLPRNLKDTLRVASARLFNLQSKKRAWIVGKEHYDLGNDLFSRMLDPFMQYSCAYWKDASTLEEAQQAKLRLISEKLQLQPGMRVLDIGCGWGGLAYFMAKHYGVSVVGVTISAEQQKMARERCQDLDVDIRLQDYRDLNEQFDRIVSVGMFEHVGPKNYATYFEVVDRNLKPDGIFLLHTIGSKRTDNNVDPWINKYIFPNGCLPSVRQIANASEPHFVMEDWHNFGADYDTTLMAWHARFQETWPEIADNYSERFRRMFSYYLNACAGAFRARDIQLWQVVFSRGIEHGLRVAR from the coding sequence ATGAGTTCATCGTGTATAGAAGAAGTCAGCGTTCCGGATGACAACTGGTCCCGGATCGTCAGTGAACTGTTAGGTCGAGCAGGCATCACTATCAATGGATCATCGCCATCCGATCCTCAGGTTAAACATCCCGACTTTTTTAAACGCGTGTTGCGGGAAGGGTCGTTAGGCCTGGGTGAAAGCTATATGGACGGCTGGTGGGAGTGCGAGCGTCTGGATACCTTTTTCGCCAGCGTGCTGCGTGCCGGTCTTGAAAATCAACTCCCTCGCAATCTGAAAGACACCCTGCGCGTCGCCTCTGCCCGACTGTTCAATCTGCAAAGTAAAAAGCGCGCGTGGATCGTTGGCAAAGAACACTACGATCTTGGCAACGACCTGTTCAGCCGTATGCTGGACCCTTTCATGCAATACTCCTGCGCCTACTGGAAAGACGCGTCGACCCTTGAAGAGGCCCAGCAGGCCAAGCTGCGTCTGATTAGCGAGAAGCTGCAGCTCCAGCCCGGTATGCGCGTGCTGGATATCGGCTGCGGCTGGGGCGGGCTGGCGTATTTTATGGCGAAACACTATGGCGTCAGCGTCGTCGGCGTCACGATCTCAGCGGAACAGCAAAAAATGGCGCGAGAGCGCTGCCAGGATCTCGATGTGGATATCCGGCTGCAGGACTACCGTGACCTGAACGAGCAGTTTGACCGGATCGTTTCCGTCGGCATGTTCGAGCACGTCGGGCCGAAAAACTACGCTACCTATTTTGAGGTGGTGGATCGTAATCTGAAGCCGGACGGCATCTTCCTGCTGCACACCATCGGCTCTAAGCGGACCGACAATAACGTCGACCCGTGGATCAACAAATACATCTTTCCGAATGGCTGTTTACCGTCCGTTCGCCAGATTGCCAACGCCAGTGAACCCCATTTCGTGATGGAAGACTGGCATAACTTTGGCGCGGATTACGACACCACGTTGATGGCCTGGCATGCGCGTTTTCAGGAGACCTGGCCAGAAATTGCGGACAACTATTCTGAACGATTCAGGCGGATGTTTAGCTATTATCTGAATGCCTGCGCGGGGGCGTTTCGCGCACGGGATATTCAGCTCTGGCAGGTGGTATTCAGCCGCGGGATTGAACACGGTCTACGTGTCGCACGCTAA